One region of Terriglobales bacterium genomic DNA includes:
- the rplV gene encoding 50S ribosomal protein L22, producing the protein MAEANITEFRAEGRYLRVSPQKARLVLDLIKGRRVEDAMNTLAFTKKGIAPTIGKILRSAVENANYLSQEKGLDVDVDNLVVKRAVANDGPRMKRIRPAPMGRAYRYQRRMAHIVIALAERNASRAAAETAEPAQGKGKGKTAGRKKAGK; encoded by the coding sequence ATGGCAGAAGCAAACATCACCGAGTTTCGCGCGGAAGGACGCTACCTGCGGGTGTCGCCGCAGAAGGCGCGCCTCGTGCTCGACCTGATCAAGGGCCGGCGCGTGGAAGACGCCATGAACACGCTGGCGTTCACCAAGAAGGGCATCGCGCCCACCATCGGCAAGATCCTGCGCTCGGCGGTGGAGAACGCCAATTATTTGAGCCAGGAAAAGGGCCTCGACGTTGACGTCGACAACCTCGTCGTCAAGCGCGCCGTTGCCAACGACGGCCCGCGCATGAAGCGCATCCGTCCGGCGCCGATGGGCCGCGCCTACCGCTATCAGCGGCGCATGGCGCACATCGTCATCGCGCTGGCCGAGCGCAACGCATCGCGCGCCGCTGCCGAAACCGCCGAACCGGCGCAGGGCAAAGGCAAGGGCAAGACCGCGGGACGCAAGAAGGCAGGCAAATAG
- the rplB gene encoding 50S ribosomal protein L2, whose product MAIKTYRPVTSTRRFQTALTNDEITTDRPFKPLTSPKQRTGGRRNSGDVTSWHRGGGHKRKLRLIDFKRDKAGIPASVVSIEYDPNRSARIALLSYADGEKRYILHPAGLEVGRKVVSGAEADILVGNALPLRNIPAGTTIHNIELKPGKGAQMVRSAGGAAQLVAKEGDYALVKLPSGETRKVLVDCMATIGQVGNVDHENVAIGKAGRTRWLGRRPVNRGVTMNPVDHPHGGGEGKTSGGRHPVTPWGQPTRGYKTRNNKRTDRFIVQRRQK is encoded by the coding sequence ATGGCAATCAAGACTTACAGACCGGTGACCTCAACGCGGCGCTTCCAGACCGCGCTGACCAACGACGAGATCACGACCGACCGGCCGTTCAAGCCGCTCACCTCGCCCAAGCAGCGCACCGGCGGGCGGCGCAACTCGGGCGACGTCACCTCTTGGCATCGCGGCGGCGGGCACAAGCGCAAGCTGCGCCTCATCGACTTCAAGCGGGACAAGGCCGGCATTCCGGCGTCGGTCGTCTCCATCGAGTATGACCCGAACCGCTCGGCGCGCATTGCGCTGCTCAGCTACGCCGACGGCGAGAAGCGCTACATCCTGCACCCGGCCGGACTCGAAGTCGGACGGAAAGTAGTCAGCGGCGCCGAGGCCGACATCCTGGTCGGCAACGCGCTGCCGCTGCGCAACATCCCGGCCGGCACCACAATCCACAACATCGAGCTCAAGCCGGGCAAGGGCGCGCAGATGGTGCGCTCGGCCGGCGGCGCCGCGCAACTGGTCGCCAAGGAAGGCGACTACGCGCTGGTCAAGCTGCCCTCGGGCGAAACGCGCAAAGTGCTCGTCGACTGCATGGCCACCATCGGGCAGGTCGGCAACGTGGACCACGAGAACGTCGCCATCGGCAAGGCGGGACGCACCCGTTGGCTGGGACGCCGTCCGGTGAACCGCGGCGTCACCATGAACCCGGTGGACCACCCGCACGGCGGCGGCGAAGGCAAGACTTCGGGCGGACGCCATCCGGTCACGCCCTGGGGACAGCCCACGCGCGGCTACAAGACGCGCAACAACAAGCGCACCGACCGCTTCATTGTGCAGCGGAGGCAGAAGTAA
- a CDS encoding 50S ribosomal protein L23: protein MKSPYQVILQPVITEKGLGVKETEATLVFRVAAKASKTEIKQAVQTVFKVKVDSVRTANFQGKERRRGKFAGYRPDWKKAYVKLKAGEKMPEYAQNL from the coding sequence ATGAAGTCTCCTTATCAGGTCATCCTCCAGCCGGTGATCACGGAAAAAGGTTTGGGCGTAAAGGAAACCGAAGCCACGCTGGTGTTCCGCGTGGCCGCCAAGGCGAGCAAGACCGAGATCAAGCAGGCGGTGCAGACCGTGTTCAAGGTGAAAGTGGACTCGGTGCGCACCGCCAACTTCCAGGGCAAGGAGCGCCGCCGCGGCAAGTTCGCCGGCTACCGCCCCGACTGGAAGAAGGCGTACGTGAAGCTGAAGGCCGGCGAAAAAATGCCGGAGTACGCGCAGAACTTGTAA